GCCACGACAGACTTTCACTATTCCTACTGCATGTCCTTGTGACGCGCAGTGTCCTTTGAGTATTTCTTGCTCTTCATGACTGTGTTCTTGCGTCAATGCATTAATCATTTCTTCTGCTTCTTTTCCTGTTATGAGATATTGTGTTTCTCCTTGTTCTGTAACGAAGACACTCTTTCTTTTTCGTTCTTGAAGTTCTGCTCTGCTTATTGATCTGAGAATTGCTTCTTCTATTTCATAATGAGAAATGTAGCGCATTTCCTCTAGTGGAATACAGAGTTCTTTTCCCAATCTTGTGAGTAAAAGATCAATGAAGTGATTCGTATGAGTGATGACTTCTTTTCGCACGTCATGGATAATACCCATCGTGTCATTTATTTCGATCAATGTTTTGAGTTCCTGACTCAGATTCTGCTCTTCAATGAACTCTCTCTTTGTTTGTTCAATTGTTCTAAAGTGTTCTTCTTGTTCTTGCGCATCTTTTGCAGGATGCTTGTGTTTTTCCAGCGTGTGTTTTATTTCCTCGACAAAATGCTCTACAGAAAGGACTTTCGCTCCAGCATAGGCATTATTCATCCAGAACATTTTCTGTTGATATTCTTGGATTTTCTTGAGAATATTTTTTCCTTCAGCGCTTTGTTCTAATGTCTTCGCTATTTCATGCGCGTTCTTTTGCATGAATATTTCTTTCCATCCTTTTTCTTCTGCTTCTGCTGCGATATGAAGCATTGCGAGCGTATGTTTTCCAATAAATGAAGGGTGCAACGCTCCTGTTAAAAGACTAATCGCTTTCTCGACAAGCTCTTTCTTTCCTTTTTTCGTGAGCTCGTCTGTTATTGTGTTTCGAATAAGATCTTCTGTTGGGTAGGTGAAGCATTCAATGATCAATGAGATTGCTATTGCTTTTCTGTACGATGCGCTGAATTCTTGATACTGTTTTACTGCTTCTTGAAATCCAAGTGTTTCAATATTTGTTTTCTCTAATTTTTTGATGAACTTTTCATGCGCTTTTCGTAGTTCTTCATCTTTCTTGAGAAGCCAAGTGAGATATGTTTTGTCTTCTTTGACTTTCTTGAGAATATTTTTTAGTCCTTCTTCAAGATCATTCCAATCATAGAGATAATAGCATTTATCTCCTTCATAATACTCCAGAATTGTGGTGTAGCCAAACCCTAACACTTCATGTCCTTCTTTGATGTTTCCAATTGTTGGACCGCTCAGTGGAGCAGGTGTGCCGTTAAAGCCTTGGAAATACCAGTGTTTTTTGAGCAGTGCATCTTTCTTGTCTTTTGGGAGATTATGATAGAGTTTCATTTTTACAGTCTTACCCCTTTATCCTTTTATTGTGAAATTTGGGTTTACTTCGGACCAAAGGTCCGTAGTATTACGAGCATAGCTCGAAATAATACCCCACAGCTTGCTGTGACCCAATTTCACAATTCCACAGACGCACCGAATTGCGAGTGGGCAATATTAATAATTTCGCTAACGATAGAGCATAATGGCGAAATTATTAATTCCGTGAATTGCGTTTTATATCACTTGTTGACGTAATTCACGTTACCCTGCAGCTTGCTGCGATTGGGATGCCCTGCGAGCGGTGCGTCTGTGTTATCTGAAGCGAAACGTATATATATTCTTGCTGTTATAGTTGTTACTACAATGATGGGCAAACTGTTGGAGTTGGGGTTCTCGACCAATGAAGCAAAAGTCTATTTGGCTTTAGTGAAGCTGGGAAGTGGCACCACAAGTGATATCACTAAGGAATCTGGCGTGCACCGCGTCAATACCTACGAAATCATCGACAAATTAGTAAATAAAGGTTTAGTGAGTTCTCTCAAAAAAGGAGCAAAAACAATATACAGTGTTGGCGATCCAAAGAATCTTCTTCGTTTTGTTGAGCAGAAAGAAGAAATTGCAAGACAGCTTGTTCCTGAACTTTCTGGACTTTATAACATTAAAAATAAACGGGAAGAAGTTTTTTATTTTACTGGCCCTGAAGGGGTTATTACTGCGTATTACATGATGCTTGATGAAAAAGCGCCTGTTATTTATGGTCTTGGTGGCACTGGTCTTTTACGGAAAACACTGAAGCACAGACATGAACGATTTAACGCAGATCGACTTGCGCAAGGCGTTAAATGTAAGGGACTTTATTATGAATCTGTTCGATCTGAAAAGGAAAAAAAGCCTGATAAACTCTTCGAGATTCGCTACTTGCCGGATTCTTTCAAAACGCCCGCAACTGTTGATATCTGTGGGAATGTTGTTTTAATCCTGCTTGCAGCGGATATGCCTCGCGTTATTGCTATTCGCAACAAAGAGATAGCGGAAGCGTACAAAAACTATTTTGAGTTTATGTGGAAGTTCGCGAAGAAGTAGTGTAGTTATACTTATTACTACAATATTTCTTATAGTTCTTTGTTCTTTATTGTTTCTATGGCTGGAAACGAAGCGTATGGCGCGTATTTGGAAACACTTCAGGAGATACCGCAAAAGAAAAAACAGCCAGTTTTAGACGACAATACTTTCTTTTTTGTCTCTCTTTTTGTATTCGTTGCTCTTTTGCTTTGGATCTTTTTGTAGTTGTATCTATTACAGCAAAGGTATATAAGTTTAGGCCTAACTATACACAGTGAAAACAGAGATTATGGGTGTAAGAAATGACAATGATAGAGACTACAACTGGACAACGAACAGTGCATTTAATTCGACATGGGGAAAAGAACCCAAGCACTGCAGCAGTTGATCCTAATCAATTGAATGAAAAAGGAAGGCGTGGTGCACTTGCATATGGTGTTGCATTGCGAAGTACTCCTACTCTTGAAGTGTATTGTTCTACAGATGCTGATGGAAGAGCAGTTGATCGAAGCCATGACACTGGCTGGTATATTCACGCAGGATATGCTGGATTAGAATATGATGCGGCAAATGCTTTGTTTCGTTCTGATTCTGCTGAAAAACAACAGTTTGTTCCTGGACTTGAACAGCGGTTAGAACAGCGTGTTCCTGATCGTATTTTGAAAGAATATAAAGCAGGTACATTAACTCGCGCAGAAGCAATGGAACAGTGTTATAGAATGCTTGCGGCAAATACTGAAGGAGTTGATCCTGCTGAACATGCGCTCATGCTTCATGGCGCACAATCGTATCTTGTTGCGGTGATTTATCACATTGTTGGACGCTCTCCTCAAGAAATACAACCACGTGACGCTTCTCACGCAATTGTTTTAGTTGGACATGATCCTAACATTGGTGGATTACAACAACATTTGGAGCCAACAATGCAGTTCACGGAGCTTGCTCCTTTGGAGGGTATTACTGTTACTCGCGGATATCTAGAAATCATACACTATTCTTTTGGGAAAAATAGAGATTCTTTGGGTTTTCTTTCTCTTTCTCTGACTGATTGTTTAAGATATTCTCACGATATGGGTGATATGAGGCGTGTGCTGTAATGAACACAACTCACATATGGTTCGACCTTGAAGGAACATTACTAAAAAATCCTTTGTATGACGCTGCTGTAGAAGACTTTGCCTATCAATTATATCTTCAAGAAACTGGAAAACAGCGAACAGCAGAGACGAAAAAGGAATTTGACGCATTGCTCAAGCAACAGGGTAGAAAATCTCTCATTTTTGTTTCGTTAGGAAAGTCAAAGAAATTCTACGCAGAAGCATTTGCCACGCAGTTTCCCTTTCAAAACTATATTTCTCGAGATGAAGATGTTCAGAATGTTATTTCCTTCCTGAAACAAAAAAAAATTGGTCTTGGTGTTTATACGTCGGTTCCTCGTGGTCAGCTTATTACTATTCTTGGATTACTTGGTTTAGATCCTCTTGACTTTACGCTGCTTTCTGGCGACGATGTCCAAAACGCAAAACCTGATCCAGAGGGTTTTGAGAAAATTGTCCAATGTTGTGGCGTTCCTGCTGAACAGCTCATTTTTGTGGGTGATAGTGAAAAAAAGGACATTATTCCCGCGAAAAGTGTTGGCATGAAAACAATTCTTGTTTGTGGTTCTTCTTTAGTTGCGGATTATTCTGCTCTTGATTTCAAAGAACTTCTCTCTTTTTTCCAAAAAGATTTATAACTCATAATGAGATGATATCTTCATGATCAATCCAGAAAATATTCTTAAAGAAGCGCGGGGAAAAACGCTCTACCTTCAAGCAGGTGAAGCAACTCCTATTAATGTAAGTTTTCCTTTGACTTCTCTTTTGAGGATGCACAAGTATTATGGAACTCATTATCCATTTTGGGTTGCGCATGTGAAGAATAATTATCTCACTAATTATGTTTCTATGGAAGGTATGAGAGAACTTGCTCTCTTTTTCCTTGAAAAACAAAAAAAAGATCCAAAATATATTGATTTTATCGAGAAAACATGGCAGAAATCCTTTGAACCAATGCAAAAAACAGTTGCGTCTTTGCAAACACTTGATTTTTCCAAATGTTCTGAAAAAGAACTACTCGCTCATTTGCAGACACTTATAGAACAAGGCGCAGAACAATGGTGTCCACTCATTTTTATTGATTCATTTGACGCAGAAGGGAATCAATTTCTTGAGGCAGAAATAAAAAAGCATACCCCTCAGCTTCTTTCTGAACTAGGAACACTCACTACTCCTTCTGCAATGTCGTATTCACAACGAGAAAAGCTTGCATTTTTGAAACTTGCTCTTCTTGCTTTGAAGGAAAAAAATATTATTTTGAAAGCAAAAAAAGCAAAAGAACTTTCATCTTCTCTTCAAAAACTACTTCACGCTCATGAGCAGCAATTTTATTGGAGTAAAAATAATTATGCACACATTTTCTATCTTGATGCACAATTCTTTTTGAAAGAGTTGCAGAAACTCTTGTCTTCTTCTTCTGAGAAACAAATTACTGATGAAATTCGTCGTATTGAGACATCATCCACTACGCAACTCAAAAAACGAGACCATCTGCTTTCCATTGCTCCTGTTTCTGTTCAGAGTATTTGTTATTTCTTCCAGAAACTGACTGTGCTTCGCGACATTCGCAAGGAAAAACAATGCATTTTGGTGATGTGGGTGAAGTTGCTCAGTCAAGCACTTGCAAAGAAAATGAATTGCGATCCTGTCTTGCTTGAACGAATGGTATACTCGGAAATTCCCAGGCTTTCCACTGATCGAAAACAATTTCTTAAGGAACTTCAGGAACGAACAGAAGTTGTGTATGTGATGTCTGATTTGCATGATACTGTTCTCTTTACCAATCAAGAAGCAGCCCAGCTTCATACTTTTCTTGAATCCAAAATTTCTCCGTCTTCTGGATTGAAAGGTATGGTCGCGTCTTCTGGAAAAGCAGTAGGAATTGTTCGCGTGATCAACAAAGTCTCTGAGTTTGGAAGTTTTCAGAAAGGAGACATTCTTGTTTCCGCGATGACACGACCAGAATTTTTACCAATTATGGGAAAAGCAGCAGCAATCGTGACTGATGAAGGGGGCATTACTTCTCACGCAGCGATTGTTTCTCGCGAATTAGGGATTCCATGCATTATTGGAACACAAACAGCGACTCGTGTCTTGAAGACTGGGCAGAAAGTTGAAGTTGACGCAGTCCATGGGATTGTGACAATATTGCACTAATCCACGTCACAATATTTATAAATTCCTCAGAACTTTCTTTTTTTCATGACAACTACAAAAACAAACACCCCTTTTCTTAGTATTCAGGACGCAATGAACCACGGCAGTGGCGATGTCTCTATTCGTGGCTGGGTCTATCGAGAACGAGGGAGTAACAAACTCAAATTCATTACTTTACGAGATTCTTCCACTATTATCCAATGTGTTATTGAAAAAGATATTGTTGGAGAACAAAAATTTACTACTGCTGACAAAGTTCAAATGGAAACATCCATGGAAATTCATGGAACTATCAAAAAAGATGACCGCGCGCCAACAGGCTATGAAATTGCGGTGAAAGATTTCATTGTTGTCGGTTCTTCAGATTCTTTCCCTATTAACAAAGACCAAAGCGTTGAATTTTTGGCAGATAACAGACATCTCTGGCTTCGCAGCAGAAAAATGACTGCTGTTTTAAAGATTAGAAGCACTGTTTTTGGCGCGATAGATGAATACTTTCGCATGAACGGATTTTATGAATATCATTCTCCTATCTTTCAGGCAATCCAATGTGAAGGAGGAAGCACGCTCTTTGAAGTAGATTATTTTAAACAAAAAGGGGTCTTTTTATCCCAAAGCTGGCAACTGTACGCTGAACCCGCGATTTTTGCGCTTGAGAAAATTTATACTATTTCTCCTTCTTTCCGTGCAGAGAAATCCAAAACAAGCAGACACTTAACAGAATACTGGCACGCAGAAATGGAAGAAGCGTGGGCTTCATTTGATCAAATTATTGACCATGGCGAAGGGGTTTTGAAACATATTGTCAAGAAGGTTCTTGCTCAAAATCAGGCAGAGTTGAAGATTCTTGAGCGAGATCAACAGAAATTGATTCCCGCAACGCAGAAAGCTTTTCCTCGCATGACGTATGATGACGCTCTTGTTATTTTGAAAAAACAAGGAATGGACGTGGAGTGGGGTAAAGATTTGCGCACGATTGAAGAAGATGTTCTTAGTAAACTCTACGATACTCCTATCGCAGTTACGCGATATCCAAAAATTGTCAAAGCATTTTACATGAAAGAAGATCCAAAGAATCCAAACGTTGTTCTTGGCGTTGACTTTATTGCGCCAGAGGGATATGGCGAGATTATTGGCGGCTCTGAACGAGAAGCGGATATTGAAAAAATCAAAGAACGCTTGACTGCTCAAGGAGAAAATCCAAAAGAATATGAGTTCTATCTTGATACTCGACGGTATGGTTCTGTGCCGCATGGTGGTTTTGGGATGGGCGTTGAACGAGTTATTGCTTGGGTTTGTGGACTTGAGAATATCAAAGACGCAATTCCATTCCCGCGAACGATGATTCGATGGAAGCCATAACATATTTTTAGTTTTTTCTTCATTTTTTAGATTCGTTCTTTTTTGTACATCTTGTTTCCAAATGAAATGAATACAAATTCCTAAAAATTCACCATCCCAATCGGAGCAGAGCTCCGGGGTATCGGTGAATTTTCTTAACGGAATTTGTGTCATTACGCTCATGGGTTTTCGAATCCGCAGCAGAGCTGCGGGGTATTAAACCCATTAGGTAATAAATAATAAAAGCATAGGGATTCTCAAGGACTGTAAGGCGATTCAAACAATGGTAAGGCAAATTTTCCTATTAGCAAAGAAAATACACGCACTTGCAAAAGCAAAATGTCAGGGGGACCCATGCAACGCGGAGCATTGCAGGGGGTTATTTTTACATATTATTAATCAAAGAAATCTATTAAATCTTGAAAGAAACAAAGATTAAATCAAAAAATCTCTAATACGAATCATCTTGCGTGCTGTATGCTTGTTCGCTTGCATCATTTCTGTCCATCTCTTCTTCTGCAGCTTCACACGTCATGTAGGTGACTCGCGCGACCATACGACCATGACTCATTACATATTCCTGCTTCCCAACTGTACAGACATCCTGTTCTAAGCATGTTCCTCGCGCTTGGCAATCTCTTTTGAGAAAAGGGCTGATAGCCATCGCTGTGGGTGTATCAGAATCTAAATATGATTGTTCTTCGCCTTCAGTAATCTTAATGATATACTCATCCATTTCATTTGATCCCCAATATTTTCCTTCTGTTGCGGTCATCACGAAAAGGAACGCAAACGCAAGAATTGCAAAACCAGCAGTTACTGTTTCTGCATGAATTTTTTTATGATATTTACTCATTCTGGAACTCCGATCGATCGTCACTCAAATATAATCGTGGGATTGCTTTATCCTTTCCTTTTGACATTCCATCCACTTCTTCTCTGCATTTTTGGATCTCATCCCACATCCACTTTCCATAAAGATCTCTTCCGTATTTTTTTAGGCACTGTTCAAATTTGTATGATTCTCCTGCAACTGCGCCGGTAAGCGTCGTATCCTGTTTTCCAAGAAATGAGAATGAGGAGAGTACCAATAATCCAATAAGCGCAATTGCACCAATTGTTACAACTTTTCTTTCACTTTCGTCCATTCTGTTATTTTTGAGGAAATTAGTATATAAATATGTCGGTTCATGAGTATTAATCTTTTTTTAGAATAAGCGCTTGAGAATAAAAAGAAAAAAAAGATGGAGTCAAGTCACCTCAACTCCATGTTATATCATTATCTCTTTTTTTTCTTTTTACTTCCAGACTTCTTTGCTGCTTTCTTTTTCTTTGCTGCCATTTTGACACCTCTTTTTATTTCTCAGAGAGTTTCCTCTCTTTGATCATTTGTTTTTTTTATGACTTGCGCTGTAATAATTTGTTTTACTCATCTGTTTCAGAATTTGTTTTGTTTTTTTTTGCGCACTCATTTTGTTTTTCTAACAATTTTTTTTAATTTCTCTTTTATGGACAATCTCATATATAAACATTTCGAATTCTAAATTTTTTTCCTTATCTTTTTTTCAAAAAATTTGAAACAAAAATTATTTTCTTTCAAAAATTTTGAACATTTTCCCAAACATATTTATTCTTGCTTCACTTATTTTTTTTAAAGAGGTGTTTTTGTGCAATCATACAAACTGTACATTAATGGGAAATGGGTTAATTCCTCGTCGAAAAAGACGTTCACAAGCAAAAATCCCGCAAATCCAAAAGATATTCTTGGAGTTTTTCAAGAAAGTACCTCTGCTGAGGTTTCTCTCGCGGTTGCTGCTGCCCAAAAAGCGTTTGTCCAGTGGAGCGCGCTTCCTGCTCCACGGCGCGGAGATATTCTTCTTCGTGTTGCATCGCTTCTTCGGCAGGAAAAGAAAAAGCTTGCTGCTCTTGTGACGAGAGAAATGGGTAAACAGTATATAGAAGGTCTTGCGGATGTTCAAGAAGCAATTGATGTCGCGGAATATATGGGCAGTGAAGGAAGGAGATTTTTTGGATCTACGACGCCAAGCGAGCTTCCTCAAAAATTTTGCATGACTGTTCGCAGACCGCTTGGCGTTGTTGGTTTAATCACTCCATGGAATTTCCCCATCGCAATTCCTGCATGGAAAATTATGGCTGCGTTGATTTGTGGCAACACTTGTGTTCTCAAACCGTCGAGTGATACGCCGCTTTGCGCTTTGACGTATGTCCAGCTCCTCGAAAAAGCAGGTGTTCCTCGTGGTGTTGTCAATGTGGTGACTGGCGATGGCTCTGTTGTTGGTGACGCTCTTGTTGCACATCCACAAGTTCGCGCTCTTTCTTTTACAGGATCCAAAGACGTTGGTGCACATGTTCTTGCACACGCAGGCATTAAAAAAGTTGGTTTGGAAATGGGTGGCAAGAACGCAATTATCATTATGGATGACGCGGATCTTCCTCTCGCTGTTGAAGGAGTTCTTTGGGGCGCGTTTGGCACGACGGGGCAACGTTGCACTGCCGCAAGCAGAGTGATTGTGCATAAAAAAATTCAGAAACAATTTGAACACTTGTTGTTGAAACAAGTTCGTGGGTTGCGGGCAGGAGATGGCATGCATTATAATTTTGGTCCTCTTGTCAACCAAGCTGCACTTGAAAAAACAGAAAAGTATGTTCAGATTGGATTGCAGGAGGGCGCGCAGCTTCTTTTTGGAGGGAAACGAATTTCTCACAAGCAAGGGTATTTTCATGAGCCGACCATCTTTACTCATGTTCATCCGTCTATGCGGATTGCTCAAGAAGAAATTTTTGGTCCAGTGTTGAGTATTTTGACGTGCACCACTCTTGCGGACGCGATCCGAATTGCGAACGACATAGAATATGGATTAAGCAGCGCATTATATACACAGAACATTCGTAACGCGTTCCTCGCGATCGAACATCTTGACGCAGGGATTACCTACATTAACTCCAGCACGATTGGCGCGGAAGTGCACTTGCCATTTGGCGGGGTGAAGAAAACAGGCAATGGCACGCGAGAAGCCGGTATCTTGGGGATTGATGAGTTCAGCGAAGTGAAGACGGTTTACATAGATTACAGTGGCAAATTACAAAATGCGCAGATTGATATGTTTGCGCGGAAATAGTGTGGTTCTTGTGCGTGTATAAGTCACAACACATAAAAAGCACGCTTTCTTCTTTCTCTCTCTCTATGAATATAGAAGTGTTGTTGGGGATTGAACCTACTGGTGTTGAGGATGGTAAATCTCTGTATAATTTAGAACTTGAAGTGAAAAACAGAAGGTATACCGCACGTCTCAGTCTCGAACGCGCAGAACTTCATATTGTCGCAATGAATGTTCTCTCTGTTATTGAAGGAAATAGTATTCGCAATCCTATCTATGTTTTTAATTGGAAAGGAGAAGATGAAAAGCAGCGAGCCAGTACTATCGCATCTCTCACTGAAATGCTTTATCATCGAGAAGCATATCTGCGCGCATTTGGAGTAGATCAAAATGCATCTTTCCCTCATCCAGAAGCTTAATAAATTCTAGACGCCTTCTTTTTTTCATGAAATTCTCCCATCTCGCAGACTGTCACATTGGTTCTTGGCGAGATGAAAAACTCAACAGCTTATCGACAGACGCATTTATTCGCGCATTGGATATTTCCATGCAGGAACAGGTTGATTTCATCTTGATTGCAGGAGATATTTTCAACACAAGCCTGCCTGCGATTGAGAAACTCAAGACAGCCACCAAGAAATTGAAGCAGGTTAAGGATTATGGCATTCCTGCCTATATTATTCCTGGCTCTCATGATTTTTC
The sequence above is drawn from the Candidatus Woesearchaeota archaeon genome and encodes:
- the asnS gene encoding asparagine--tRNA ligase; translation: MNHGSGDVSIRGWVYRERGSNKLKFITLRDSSTIIQCVIEKDIVGEQKFTTADKVQMETSMEIHGTIKKDDRAPTGYEIAVKDFIVVGSSDSFPINKDQSVEFLADNRHLWLRSRKMTAVLKIRSTVFGAIDEYFRMNGFYEYHSPIFQAIQCEGGSTLFEVDYFKQKGVFLSQSWQLYAEPAIFALEKIYTISPSFRAEKSKTSRHLTEYWHAEMEEAWASFDQIIDHGEGVLKHIVKKVLAQNQAELKILERDQQKLIPATQKAFPRMTYDDALVILKKQGMDVEWGKDLRTIEEDVLSKLYDTPIAVTRYPKIVKAFYMKEDPKNPNVVLGVDFIAPEGYGEIIGGSEREADIEKIKERLTAQGENPKEYEFYLDTRRYGSVPHGGFGMGVERVIAWVCGLENIKDAIPFPRTMIRWKP
- a CDS encoding HAD family hydrolase, whose amino-acid sequence is MNTTHIWFDLEGTLLKNPLYDAAVEDFAYQLYLQETGKQRTAETKKEFDALLKQQGRKSLIFVSLGKSKKFYAEAFATQFPFQNYISRDEDVQNVISFLKQKKIGLGVYTSVPRGQLITILGLLGLDPLDFTLLSGDDVQNAKPDPEGFEKIVQCCGVPAEQLIFVGDSEKKDIIPAKSVGMKTILVCGSSLVADYSALDFKELLSFFQKDL
- a CDS encoding aldehyde dehydrogenase family protein, with amino-acid sequence MQSYKLYINGKWVNSSSKKTFTSKNPANPKDILGVFQESTSAEVSLAVAAAQKAFVQWSALPAPRRGDILLRVASLLRQEKKKLAALVTREMGKQYIEGLADVQEAIDVAEYMGSEGRRFFGSTTPSELPQKFCMTVRRPLGVVGLITPWNFPIAIPAWKIMAALICGNTCVLKPSSDTPLCALTYVQLLEKAGVPRGVVNVVTGDGSVVGDALVAHPQVRALSFTGSKDVGAHVLAHAGIKKVGLEMGGKNAIIIMDDADLPLAVEGVLWGAFGTTGQRCTAASRVIVHKKIQKQFEHLLLKQVRGLRAGDGMHYNFGPLVNQAALEKTEKYVQIGLQEGAQLLFGGKRISHKQGYFHEPTIFTHVHPSMRIAQEEIFGPVLSILTCTTLADAIRIANDIEYGLSSALYTQNIRNAFLAIEHLDAGITYINSSTIGAEVHLPFGGVKKTGNGTREAGILGIDEFSEVKTVYIDYSGKLQNAQIDMFARK